Proteins from one Paraburkholderia phymatum STM815 genomic window:
- a CDS encoding hydrogenase small subunit — MIFPTGNLSAKGGGLESFYDVMRSHGATRRSFLKFCSLTATALGLGSSFIPRIAHALETKPRTPVIWLHGLECTCCTESFIRSSHPLAKDAIFSMISLDYDDTIMAAAGMQAEAILNHIMTRYKGRYIVAVEGNPPLNEDGMYCFPGGEPFIEKLKRVSADAKAVIAWGACASWGCVQAAKPNPTRATPIAGVILDKPIIKVPGCPPIPEVMAAIITYVITFDRIPPLDRQGRPKMFYGQRIHDKCYRRPHFDAGQFVENWDDEGARKGHCLYKMGCKGPTTYNACSTVRWNDSVSFPIQSGHGCLGCSENGFWDKGSFYDRVVDINQFGVESNADRIGLAVVGAAGAAIAAHAVVSAIKSSVVKMQELKSLGEAHNKAAQEENRQ; from the coding sequence ATGATCTTCCCTACTGGAAATTTATCGGCAAAAGGGGGCGGTTTGGAAAGCTTTTACGATGTCATGCGAAGTCATGGGGCGACGCGGCGCAGTTTCCTCAAGTTTTGCAGTTTGACCGCCACGGCGCTAGGCCTCGGTTCGTCGTTCATCCCTCGTATCGCGCACGCATTGGAAACGAAACCAAGGACCCCGGTAATCTGGCTGCATGGCCTCGAATGCACGTGCTGCACTGAATCGTTCATCCGCTCCTCTCACCCACTTGCGAAGGACGCGATCTTCTCGATGATTTCGCTCGATTACGACGACACGATTATGGCGGCGGCCGGCATGCAGGCCGAAGCAATCCTGAACCACATCATGACCCGCTACAAGGGCCGCTATATCGTCGCCGTCGAGGGCAATCCGCCACTGAACGAAGACGGCATGTACTGCTTTCCTGGCGGCGAGCCGTTCATCGAAAAGCTCAAGCGTGTATCCGCGGACGCCAAAGCGGTGATCGCGTGGGGTGCTTGCGCATCATGGGGCTGCGTGCAGGCAGCAAAGCCTAATCCGACTCGCGCAACACCGATCGCCGGCGTGATTCTCGACAAGCCGATAATCAAGGTGCCAGGTTGTCCCCCGATTCCCGAGGTGATGGCTGCGATCATCACATACGTGATTACGTTTGACCGTATCCCGCCGCTCGACCGTCAGGGGCGACCTAAGATGTTCTACGGGCAGCGCATTCATGACAAGTGTTATCGCCGGCCTCACTTCGACGCGGGCCAGTTCGTCGAGAACTGGGACGACGAGGGTGCGCGCAAGGGCCATTGCCTGTACAAGATGGGTTGCAAGGGACCGACCACTTACAACGCGTGCTCGACAGTGCGCTGGAACGACAGCGTATCGTTTCCGATCCAGTCGGGCCACGGCTGTCTTGGCTGCTCGGAGAATGGCTTCTGGGACAAGGGCTCATTCTACGACCGGGTCGTCGACATTAACCAGTTCGGCGTTGAATCGAATGCCGACCGTATCGGTCTGGCGGTGGTGGGTGCAGCCGGCGCGGCAATCGCGGCGCATGCAGTCGTCAGCGCGATCAAGAGTTCAGTGGTCAAGATGCAGGAGCTGAAATCACTCGGCGAAGCACATAATAAAGCAGCACAAGAGGAAAATCGCCAATGA
- the ectB gene encoding diaminobutyrate--2-oxoglutarate transaminase, whose translation MEHMIEKLTELESNVRTYSRAFPVVFCKARGAEIYSVDGRRYIDFLAGAGALNYGHNHPALKESIIEYLRGDNLVHSLDLWTTAKYTYLDTFDRLILKTRRLDYKVHLTGPTGTNAVEAAIRLARKIKKRSTIVSFTNGFHGITMGSLALTGNAKFRSAAGLPSMGNAFMPFDNYFGKGVDTLRYFKKCLSDRSSGLDYPAAVIVEVVQGEGGINVASPGWLQELETVCRDQDILLIIDDIQAGCGRTGRFFSFEHAGVVPDLVTNSKSLSGFGLPFSQVLIRPEHDQWETGQYNGTFRGNNAAMITGAKALEYFWSDDAFADEVRRKGEIVREGFLGLTDLLRYRQVEAEERGLGLMRGIDVQSGALATKITAEAFRQGLIIETSGHSGQVIKCLCPLVTTGDQIEEAMQILRRSIDNVLG comes from the coding sequence ATGGAGCACATGATTGAGAAGCTAACGGAGCTAGAATCCAATGTCCGCACCTATTCGCGCGCTTTTCCAGTCGTCTTCTGCAAGGCGCGGGGCGCGGAGATCTACTCGGTCGATGGCCGACGCTATATCGATTTCTTAGCAGGCGCAGGAGCGCTCAATTACGGGCACAACCATCCGGCTCTGAAGGAGTCGATCATCGAGTATTTACGGGGCGACAACCTCGTTCATTCACTGGACCTTTGGACTACAGCAAAATACACTTACCTAGACACCTTCGATCGTCTGATATTGAAGACTCGTCGACTTGACTACAAGGTGCATCTGACAGGACCCACTGGCACCAACGCGGTCGAAGCCGCCATTCGCTTAGCTCGGAAGATAAAGAAACGAAGTACCATTGTTTCGTTCACCAACGGCTTCCACGGCATAACCATGGGTTCGCTCGCGCTCACGGGAAATGCGAAGTTTCGGAGCGCAGCCGGTTTGCCGTCCATGGGCAACGCGTTCATGCCATTCGACAATTATTTTGGCAAAGGTGTCGATACTTTGAGGTATTTCAAAAAATGCCTGAGCGATCGCTCCAGCGGTCTGGACTACCCAGCAGCTGTTATCGTTGAAGTGGTGCAGGGAGAAGGTGGGATCAATGTCGCTTCTCCGGGGTGGCTGCAAGAACTGGAGACGGTCTGCCGAGATCAAGACATCTTGTTGATCATCGACGACATCCAGGCGGGGTGCGGTCGGACCGGCCGGTTCTTCAGCTTCGAGCACGCTGGGGTGGTGCCGGATCTCGTGACCAACTCGAAATCGCTGTCGGGATTTGGATTGCCTTTCTCGCAGGTCTTGATTCGCCCTGAGCATGATCAGTGGGAGACCGGGCAATACAACGGTACGTTCCGCGGAAACAATGCGGCCATGATTACGGGGGCTAAAGCACTGGAATACTTTTGGTCGGACGATGCTTTCGCAGACGAGGTCCGGCGGAAAGGAGAAATAGTCAGGGAAGGCTTTCTCGGGCTGACAGACTTATTGCGATATCGTCAAGTTGAGGCCGAGGAACGCGGGCTCGGACTGATGCGCGGCATTGACGTTCAATCAGGCGCCTTGGCAACCAAGATTACTGCCGAGGCGTTCCGACAGGGGCTAATCATCGAAACATCCGGCCATTCCGGCCAGGTAATAAAGTGTCTTTGTCCGCTGGTGACGACCGGTGATCAGATCGAGGAAGCAATGCAGATACTGAGACGCAGCATCGATAACGTGCTCGGATAG
- a CDS encoding GNAT family N-acetyltransferase, which produces MTFEWPSSLSRQDMTELVDLMNTVSTRETTLGFFEPITASTGLEMMESLDADLRARAVELLIARERPGGRIVGMLILARQALPARRHIVEMKRCVIEPGYRGRFVLNGWRLALERVKEMGCEMIVIDVRSDGKAEQLWRRLGFVEYGRLDDFARVNGRVITGYFLRAYVDDVIAYQQRTKTFWHRPDTPTLGESQFETTSVQRDDA; this is translated from the coding sequence ATGACATTTGAATGGCCGTCATCGTTGTCGCGACAGGACATGACCGAGCTGGTCGACCTGATGAATACGGTATCGACGCGCGAGACGACGCTCGGATTCTTCGAGCCCATCACCGCGTCGACCGGTCTCGAGATGATGGAGTCTCTCGATGCCGACCTCCGCGCGCGCGCGGTTGAGCTGCTGATCGCACGCGAGCGGCCGGGCGGTCGGATCGTTGGCATGCTGATTCTCGCGCGTCAAGCGTTGCCCGCGCGGCGGCACATCGTCGAAATGAAGCGCTGCGTGATCGAGCCTGGGTATCGAGGGCGGTTCGTGCTCAACGGCTGGCGGCTTGCGCTCGAACGTGTCAAGGAGATGGGCTGCGAAATGATCGTTATTGATGTACGCAGCGATGGTAAGGCCGAGCAGCTATGGCGTCGCCTTGGTTTTGTTGAGTACGGCCGACTTGACGACTTCGCGCGCGTGAACGGCCGCGTGATCACGGGTTATTTTCTGCGCGCGTACGTGGACGACGTGATCGCCTACCAGCAGCGCACGAAAACGTTCTGGCACCGCCCGGACACGCCGACTCTCGGCGAGTCCCAGTTCGAGACCACGTCCGTCCAGCGGGACGACGCATGA
- a CDS encoding isochorismatase family cysteine hydrolase, protein MASNIAVLTNDLQYELVNKNPERIRAVADAKDNFCRFLDGMRDRGCEIVHLQLINREDDANAERYNGYLPVTKDSEGAQIIADFLVESDLVVEKNKDSGFYETDLHEMLQARGVDTVVVTGMQTQICVQTTAADAFFRGYNIWVPSDCVVSAQETDKKRALEWLDAYCATVTESAEVLRTIDAFGHLPRKLIKTP, encoded by the coding sequence ATGGCAAGCAACATTGCGGTTCTGACGAATGATCTTCAGTACGAACTGGTAAACAAGAATCCCGAGCGCATTCGCGCCGTGGCCGACGCGAAGGACAATTTCTGCCGGTTTCTAGACGGCATGCGGGACCGAGGCTGTGAGATCGTACACCTGCAACTCATCAATCGAGAAGACGACGCGAACGCCGAGCGGTACAACGGCTATCTGCCTGTGACGAAAGATAGCGAAGGCGCACAGATAATCGCCGATTTCCTCGTCGAATCGGATCTGGTCGTCGAAAAGAACAAGGACAGCGGCTTTTACGAGACCGATCTCCACGAAATGCTCCAGGCGCGCGGCGTCGACACCGTGGTCGTGACCGGCATGCAGACGCAGATCTGCGTGCAGACCACGGCGGCGGATGCGTTCTTTCGTGGATACAACATCTGGGTGCCGTCCGACTGTGTCGTGTCCGCGCAGGAAACGGACAAGAAGCGAGCGCTCGAATGGCTCGATGCCTATTGCGCGACCGTGACCGAATCGGCCGAGGTACTACGCACGATCGACGCGTTCGGTCACCTGCCTCGCAAGCTGATCAAGACGCCTTGA
- the hypE gene encoding hydrogenase expression/formation protein HypE has product MNINDLSRSAIVLDHGTGAKLSRELVEMIVSVLGDTYIGEMEDSALLDVDGGYLAMTTDSFVVDPPLFGNGDIGKIAVCGTVNDLAVMGATPKFLSLALILETGLPLSTLVRVLESIRDTAREANVKIVAGDTKVVGKGEADRIFINTTGVGFFGRAPLRMKHVRPGDRVILSGWIGNHTIHLLSIREGLGFETRVLSDCAPLNRMLAMLFDAMPESALRSVRDVTRGGLSAVMHEYASALDSTIEIREADLPIQAETAMAADMLGVDPINMANEGCLCLFVAPEHVEQVLTVLRGHPYGRQAVEIGEVRDAGDRAVVMRTRNGELRTIEELAGAELPRLC; this is encoded by the coding sequence ATGAATATCAATGATCTTTCGCGCTCGGCGATCGTACTCGACCACGGCACGGGTGCCAAACTCAGCCGCGAACTGGTAGAAATGATCGTGTCGGTGCTGGGCGATACCTATATCGGCGAAATGGAGGACAGCGCGCTGCTCGACGTCGACGGTGGATACCTCGCGATGACGACGGATTCATTCGTCGTCGATCCACCGCTGTTCGGCAACGGCGACATCGGCAAGATCGCGGTGTGCGGCACCGTCAACGATCTGGCGGTGATGGGAGCGACGCCGAAGTTCCTGTCGCTCGCACTGATTCTCGAGACGGGTCTGCCCTTGAGCACCCTGGTGCGAGTGCTGGAGTCGATTCGCGACACGGCGCGCGAAGCGAACGTAAAGATCGTCGCGGGCGATACGAAGGTCGTCGGCAAGGGCGAGGCGGATCGGATCTTCATCAACACGACGGGCGTTGGATTCTTCGGGCGCGCTCCACTGCGGATGAAGCATGTGCGGCCGGGCGATCGCGTTATCCTGAGCGGGTGGATCGGCAATCACACGATCCACCTGTTGTCGATTCGCGAAGGGCTCGGATTCGAGACGCGCGTGCTGAGCGATTGCGCGCCGCTCAACCGTATGCTGGCCATGCTATTTGACGCGATGCCGGAAAGCGCGCTGCGCTCGGTGCGCGACGTCACGCGCGGCGGCTTGTCGGCCGTGATGCACGAATATGCGTCCGCGCTCGATTCGACGATCGAAATTCGTGAAGCCGACCTACCGATCCAGGCGGAGACCGCGATGGCGGCCGACATGCTCGGCGTCGATCCGATCAACATGGCGAACGAAGGCTGCCTTTGCCTGTTCGTCGCGCCGGAGCATGTCGAGCAGGTGCTCACGGTGCTGCGCGGTCATCCATACGGCAGGCAGGCGGTCGAGATCGGCGAGGTGCGCGACGCGGGCGATCGCGCAGTCGTCATGCGCACCCGCAACGGCGAGCTGCGCACGATTGAGGAACTGGCAGGCGCGGAGTTGCCGCGCCTATGTTGA
- the hypF gene encoding carbamoyltransferase HypF — protein MLTGNATAVAPHAGGNGPTRWRVRVTGVVQGVGFRPFVYRIATSRALRGWVLNDADGVLIEVEGDAHALADFAAALRSELPPLARVASLQSHCVAPLLDATERFVIRDSERSGSNLAQLPADSHVCDACLGEMADPANRRYRYPFINCTNCGPRFSLIKAIPYDRINTTMRAFTMCTRCEAEYRDPSNRRYHAQPNACPECGPRVELYDADRMLSAGDDALRAAIDALRTGLTVAVKSVGGFHLVVDARNPDAVARLRDRKRRNSKPFALMMASVETARRWTDCSELEAQWLRSPGRPIVLLRKLNGVGLAENVAPRNPNLGVMLPSAPLHYLLLSDPDLPALVMTSGNVSEFPIAYRNEEALVRLFEVSDLVLLNDRDIAIRIDDSVIRCSNHPQLPEPQISFFRRARGFAPYVIEVGRSMAPVVAYGAELKTTVALADRERIYVSQHIGDLGNDDTFRSHQTIASHLADLYRVKPTVAACDLHPSFRSTRLASDTHVSRQQVQHHHAHMASCLADNGLDGPAIGVILDGAGYGIDGTTWGGEFFIGDARAVQRAGHLRYLSLLGGDKAVHEPVRTALALALESFDGDEGMLACVPALAALGHEARHVYATMWRKGINVTRASSMGRLFDGVAALAGVCSRAEYEAHGPIEFEGLLARDLAMTEPYRYAFDPSADAPIELDYRPLVRQVVSDTAGSVELATISRRFHSTIVLAIASLCDLLRSRHALDTVVLSGGVFLNEFLLVNALVELRRRGFDVHAHRDVPTNDGGIALGQAVVASARITAERKSVI, from the coding sequence ATGTTGACCGGCAACGCAACCGCCGTCGCTCCGCACGCCGGCGGGAACGGGCCGACTCGATGGCGCGTGCGTGTTACCGGCGTGGTGCAGGGCGTCGGCTTCCGGCCGTTCGTGTACCGGATTGCGACGTCGCGCGCGTTGCGCGGTTGGGTGCTGAACGATGCCGACGGTGTACTGATAGAGGTGGAGGGCGACGCGCACGCACTGGCCGATTTCGCTGCGGCACTACGCTCGGAATTGCCGCCACTTGCGCGCGTAGCGTCGCTGCAGTCGCACTGCGTCGCGCCGCTGCTTGACGCGACGGAGCGCTTCGTGATCCGGGACAGCGAGCGTAGCGGCAGTAACCTAGCGCAACTGCCTGCGGATTCGCACGTGTGCGATGCCTGCTTGGGCGAGATGGCAGATCCGGCCAACCGGCGCTATCGCTATCCCTTCATTAACTGTACAAACTGCGGGCCGCGCTTCTCGCTGATCAAGGCGATTCCGTACGATCGCATCAATACGACGATGCGCGCGTTCACGATGTGTACGCGGTGCGAGGCGGAGTACCGCGATCCGTCCAACCGCCGCTATCACGCGCAACCGAACGCGTGTCCGGAATGCGGGCCGCGGGTGGAGCTATATGATGCAGACCGGATGCTGTCGGCCGGCGACGACGCGTTGCGCGCGGCGATCGACGCTCTGCGCACGGGCCTGACGGTCGCGGTCAAGAGCGTCGGCGGCTTTCATCTCGTCGTGGACGCGCGCAATCCGGACGCGGTCGCGCGGCTGCGCGACCGCAAGCGCCGCAATTCGAAGCCGTTCGCGCTGATGATGGCGTCGGTCGAGACGGCCCGGCGCTGGACCGACTGCAGCGAACTTGAGGCGCAATGGCTGAGGTCGCCCGGCCGGCCAATCGTGCTGCTGCGCAAGTTAAACGGCGTTGGCCTGGCGGAGAACGTCGCACCGCGCAATCCGAACCTCGGCGTGATGCTGCCGTCGGCGCCGCTGCATTACCTGCTGCTGTCCGATCCCGACCTGCCGGCACTGGTGATGACGAGCGGAAACGTGTCTGAATTTCCGATTGCGTATCGCAACGAGGAGGCACTCGTGCGCTTGTTCGAGGTGTCCGACCTGGTGCTGCTGAACGACCGCGACATCGCGATTCGTATCGACGACTCCGTGATTCGTTGCTCGAACCACCCTCAGTTGCCCGAACCGCAGATCAGTTTCTTCCGGCGCGCGCGAGGCTTCGCGCCATACGTAATAGAAGTCGGTCGATCGATGGCGCCAGTAGTCGCCTATGGCGCGGAACTGAAGACGACAGTTGCGCTCGCGGATCGCGAGCGAATCTATGTGAGCCAGCATATCGGCGATCTCGGCAACGACGACACGTTTCGTTCGCACCAGACGATCGCGTCGCACTTGGCAGACCTGTATCGCGTGAAGCCTACAGTGGCCGCCTGCGATCTGCATCCATCGTTCCGGTCGACCCGGCTCGCGTCGGACACACATGTGTCGCGTCAGCAGGTCCAGCATCACCATGCACACATGGCGTCGTGCCTCGCCGACAACGGGCTCGACGGACCGGCCATCGGAGTGATTCTGGACGGCGCCGGCTATGGCATCGACGGCACGACCTGGGGCGGCGAGTTTTTCATCGGCGACGCGCGGGCGGTGCAGCGCGCGGGACACTTGCGTTACCTGTCGCTGCTCGGCGGCGACAAGGCGGTGCATGAACCGGTGCGCACGGCACTCGCACTTGCGCTCGAATCGTTCGACGGCGATGAAGGCATGCTGGCGTGCGTGCCCGCGCTTGCGGCGCTTGGCCATGAAGCGCGGCACGTGTACGCGACGATGTGGCGGAAGGGCATCAACGTGACGCGCGCGTCGAGCATGGGGCGGTTGTTCGACGGCGTCGCGGCGCTGGCGGGCGTTTGCTCGCGGGCGGAATATGAAGCACACGGGCCGATCGAATTCGAGGGGCTGCTTGCGCGCGATCTGGCGATGACCGAACCGTATCGTTACGCTTTTGACCCATCCGCCGACGCGCCGATCGAGCTTGACTACCGGCCGCTCGTGCGGCAGGTCGTGTCGGATACTGCCGGTAGCGTCGAGCTGGCGACGATCAGCCGACGCTTTCATTCGACGATCGTACTGGCGATTGCGTCGCTGTGCGACCTGCTGCGTAGCCGGCATGCGCTCGACACGGTCGTGCTGAGCGGCGGCGTGTTCCTGAATGAATTTCTGCTGGTGAATGCACTGGTCGAACTTCGGCGGCGAGGCTTCGACGTACATGCGCATCGCGACGTGCCGACCAACGACGGCGGTATTGCACTCGGGCAAGCGGTCGTCGCGAGCGCGAGAATCACAGCGGAACGCAAGTCCGTCATATAA
- a CDS encoding aminotransferase class III-fold pyridoxal phosphate-dependent enzyme produces MFEVVRQRWRAHQFCGPSDSDATEAVVKPMKTATGQRSVLAFRGRYHGMTAGAFALTGNLNAKTDVASLMPDVHCVPPPLPR; encoded by the coding sequence ATGTTCGAGGTAGTTCGGCAACGCTGGCGCGCGCACCAGTTCTGCGGGCCGTCCGACTCGGACGCGACCGAGGCCGTCGTCAAGCCGATGAAGACGGCCACCGGCCAGCGCTCGGTGCTGGCGTTTCGCGGCCGATATCATGGCATGACCGCGGGTGCGTTCGCCCTGACGGGCAACCTGAACGCGAAGACGGACGTCGCATCGCTGATGCCGGACGTGCATTGCGTACCGCCGCCCCTTCCGCGCTGA
- a CDS encoding IS4 family transposase, with translation MLSSHLTFLLDAQQPADLSRLAEHLPYEWIERAVQATGAASIRRRRLPAEQVVWLVIALAMYRHWSISEVLDSLDLALPNEAAPFVSKSAVVQARQRIGEAPMAWLFEQTARAWTTQDAAHHAFKGLSLWAMDGTTLRTPDSAANREHFGAQGYASGKVASYPQVRAVTLTAIPTHLVADINFGCYDTNEMVYAKSLLPQIPDDSLTVFDKGFLAAEILCGLTMNGRNRHFLIPAKSNTCWEVIAGTADDAMVRMRVSQQARKKCPALPEFWNARAIRAIDARGRERVLLTSLGDRRRFKPADIVACYERRWRIETSYGELKQSMLGSELTLRSRTVEGVYQEIWGALIAYNLIRREIASAAWEAKLAPTDISFVRALHTIQHEMMWAALTPAYAKLPACLQRLRDRLKSLPNEKRPGRACDRVVKSRPKRYTVRYLNKDIN, from the coding sequence ATGCTCTCCAGTCACCTGACCTTCCTGCTCGATGCGCAACAGCCGGCCGACCTCAGCCGGCTGGCTGAGCATCTGCCCTACGAATGGATCGAACGGGCGGTGCAGGCTACGGGGGCGGCGAGTATTCGGCGCCGGCGCTTGCCTGCTGAGCAGGTGGTGTGGTTAGTCATCGCGCTGGCGATGTACCGGCACTGGTCGATTAGCGAGGTGCTCGATAGTCTCGATCTGGCCTTGCCCAACGAGGCCGCGCCATTTGTCAGCAAGAGTGCGGTGGTGCAGGCACGCCAACGCATCGGCGAGGCACCGATGGCCTGGCTGTTTGAGCAGACGGCGCGGGCGTGGACGACTCAGGACGCGGCTCACCATGCGTTCAAGGGGTTAAGTCTGTGGGCGATGGACGGCACCACGCTGCGCACGCCCGACAGTGCGGCCAACCGTGAGCACTTTGGCGCGCAGGGCTATGCGAGTGGCAAGGTGGCCAGCTATCCACAGGTGCGTGCGGTAACGCTGACTGCGATCCCGACGCATCTGGTGGCCGACATCAACTTTGGCTGCTACGACACCAACGAAATGGTGTACGCCAAGAGCCTGCTGCCGCAGATACCAGACGATTCGCTGACGGTGTTCGACAAGGGCTTTCTGGCCGCCGAGATCCTGTGCGGCCTGACGATGAACGGACGTAATCGCCACTTTCTGATTCCCGCCAAGTCCAATACCTGCTGGGAAGTGATCGCCGGTACGGCAGACGATGCAATGGTGCGCATGCGCGTCTCGCAGCAGGCGCGCAAGAAGTGTCCGGCCTTGCCCGAATTCTGGAATGCGCGAGCGATCCGGGCCATCGACGCGCGCGGACGCGAACGCGTGCTGTTGACTTCGCTCGGGGATCGCCGACGCTTTAAACCCGCCGATATCGTTGCTTGCTACGAGCGCCGCTGGCGAATCGAAACCAGTTACGGGGAGCTCAAGCAATCGATGCTGGGTTCAGAGTTGACCTTGCGCAGTCGTACCGTCGAAGGGGTTTATCAGGAGATCTGGGGCGCGTTGATCGCCTACAACCTGATCCGCCGTGAGATCGCCAGCGCCGCATGGGAAGCGAAACTCGCGCCGACCGATATCAGCTTCGTGCGAGCGCTCCATACGATCCAGCACGAAATGATGTGGGCCGCCCTCACGCCGGCCTACGCAAAATTGCCTGCATGCCTTCAGCGTCTGCGGGACCGGCTCAAGTCTCTTCCCAATGAAAAGCGACCCGGCCGCGCATGCGACCGGGTCGTCAAATCCCGCCCCAAACGTTACACCGTCCGATACCTTAACAAGGACATTAACTGA
- a CDS encoding YecA/YgfB family protein, which translates to MNLDPEFDDPLTDEEFGVLERFLSSDAVCDDAMDAVMLHGFLTAVISGPNMVMPGAVLPWIWDARHATRQPRFLSAGRARKITGLIIQYWNDINNALNHCPDLFGPPLHTTKWQGEEILVLDEWCEGYCKGIDIDREAWELLIERHPEWFNVILLFGTASGYQALGQRDYTVEQRRSFANLLTAAALNIHRYWGEERRKLMEQGERPNMIPAVSKPKDRTGKHAGRSDLDAQDGTESEDLFLVDSLGRTTEDAFHPLALSPLSTRVTREGTSVDVHVYRAGNDSRDGWLLEVIDSHGTSTVWDDPFPTDGAALAEALNTISSHGIASVTAEHVTKH; encoded by the coding sequence ATGAATCTCGATCCCGAATTCGACGATCCGCTGACTGATGAAGAGTTTGGTGTGCTGGAACGCTTTCTTTCGAGCGATGCCGTTTGCGACGATGCGATGGATGCCGTCATGTTGCACGGCTTTCTGACCGCCGTCATCTCCGGACCGAACATGGTCATGCCGGGCGCGGTGCTTCCGTGGATCTGGGATGCGCGGCACGCAACACGTCAGCCCAGATTTTTATCAGCCGGTCGGGCACGCAAGATTACCGGACTGATCATTCAATACTGGAACGACATCAACAACGCCCTGAATCACTGTCCCGATCTGTTCGGACCTCCGCTGCACACGACCAAGTGGCAGGGTGAAGAGATTCTCGTGCTCGACGAGTGGTGCGAGGGCTATTGCAAAGGCATCGACATCGATCGGGAGGCCTGGGAGCTGCTGATCGAACGACACCCCGAGTGGTTCAATGTCATCCTGCTGTTTGGAACAGCCTCCGGATACCAGGCACTGGGGCAGCGGGATTACACCGTCGAGCAACGTCGGTCATTCGCAAACCTGCTCACGGCCGCAGCGCTCAATATCCATCGATACTGGGGTGAGGAGCGCAGAAAACTGATGGAACAGGGCGAGCGGCCGAACATGATCCCAGCGGTTTCAAAGCCGAAAGACAGGACGGGCAAGCATGCCGGACGCAGCGATCTGGATGCGCAAGACGGGACCGAGTCCGAAGACCTGTTCCTTGTCGATTCGCTCGGCCGGACGACGGAAGACGCGTTTCACCCGCTTGCATTGTCCCCGCTGTCTACGCGCGTCACTCGCGAAGGCACGTCTGTCGATGTGCACGTCTATCGGGCCGGAAACGACAGCCGCGATGGCTGGCTTCTGGAAGTCATCGACTCGCACGGAACATCAACAGTCTGGGACGACCCGTTTCCGACCGACGGAGCCGCGCTGGCAGAAGCGTTGAACACGATCAGCTCGCATGGCATTGCATCGGTAACGGCAGAGCACGTGACGAAGCACTGA